The Thermomicrobiales bacterium genomic interval TAGGCATTTTCACGTATTTTTCGGCCAACAGCCCTACGCACACTTCCATTTCCGTCTCTTGGTGCGTATGGTGAGAGTCGAGCGCGGCTGATATGAGCGTGGCCGCGCGTTCGTAATGGTCGGGGCGACGCCGCAGAGAGAATCGGCCTCCGCCCCGGATAAGGAGACCTACATGTCATTTACCTCTCTTCCCCACGGACTGGCGACTGAGCTTCGAGAACTTGGCCCGTTGGTCGATTTCCTTCAGCGGAGCCGTTGGGCGCAACGCGCCGGTGAGCCCGGCATTTCCGACTTCGTGCTTGGCAACCCGCACGATCCCGTTCTCCCCGGTTTCACCCGCGCGCTGGAACGAGTCCTGCCACCGCAGGCGAGCAACTGGCATGCCTACCAGATGAGCGATCCGCATGCGTGCGAGGTGGTGGCGCGCTCGCTCAGCGAGCAGACGGGCGTTTCGTTCGATCCCGCCTTCGTCACAATGACGAACGGCGCGTTCACCGGTCTGTCGGTGGCGCTACAAACGGTCGTCGAGCCAGGAGACGAGGTGATCTACATCTCTCCGCCCTGGTTCTTCTATCCCTCGATGATCCGCCGGGCGGGTGGCGTTCCGGTGAGTGTGTCCATCGATTGGGAGCGCATCGACATCGATCTCGAAGCGATCGAAGCTGCCATCACGTCGCGCACCCGCGCGATCATCGTCAACTCTCCGCACAACCCAACCGGGAAAGTCTTCTCCGCGGAAGCGCTCCAGCAACTGGCCGAGATCCTCACCCGCGCCTCGAATCGCAATGGCCGTTCGATCGCGATCATTTCAGATGAGGCGTATCGGCGCATCCTGTTCGACGGGCGCGCCTGCCCCACTCCGGCCGCGTTCTATCCCCAAACGCTGGTGGTCTACACCTTCGGCAAGACCCTCCTCACTCCTGGTGAGCGGATCGGCTTTGTGGCGCTTGCTCCCGAGTATCCTCAGAGGGAGGAAGCCATGGCCGGGCTCTTCGCCGCCCAGGTGCTGACCGGCTACGGATTCCCGAATGCGCTGCTCCAACATGCCATCGACGACCTCGATGGTGAGATCATCGACCTCGCATCACTGCAGGCCAAACGTGACCGCATGGTGGAGGGGTTGCGCGCTGCAGGCTATCGCACGTCCGAACCGGAGGGAACCTTCTATCTGGTGGTCGAATCGCCATTCGCCAACGAATGGGAATTCGTCGATCTGCTGGCGCAGGACGATGTTTTCGTGCTGCCTGGGACGGTCTTCGATGCACCCGGCTACATCCGCATCTCGCTGACGGGCACGATGGAGATGATCGAACGAGCGCTGCCGATCTTCGCAGCAGCTCACGCGGAGCTGCTGACGCCTGTATGACCGATCCCGATCCGCCCAACCATGATGGGCGCCTGGATACGATGCTGCCGGGAATTCCCCTGGGAGCCAAGGCGGCTCTCCTCGCAGGACTTGCGGGAGGGCTCTTTGGCGCAATCGTTATGTCATACGTCGACAGCGGGCGACAGTATCAGGTGCTCGCCGTGGGAATCGCCATCGGGTCGATCACTGCCCTCGTGCTCATGGCTCGCCATTGGCTTCGACAACGAGATTCGTAGCAATGCCCTATCCAATTGACAGTGAGTCACGTAAACTGCAACAACTGCAGTGAACGTACGCATGGCCGCGCTTGGTCATGCGGCAACTGAGGTGTCCTGGCAGCAACGTGCGGCCGGGCCGGTGCGGAGGAGTGGGAGGCTATGGATCTTCTCGTTGGGATCATTTTGATCGTGCTGGGAGCGTTTCTCGCGCTCGCAGGGTTGCGCGTGTTCTTCATCGCGCTGCCAATCATGGGCTTCATCGTCGGAATGGCCGGCGGTCTCGCGCTCATGGACCACCTGTTCGACAATCAGTTCCTCTCGACGACGACAGGAATCATTGTCGGGATCGTGCTCGGCATCGTTGGCGCGGTCATCTCATACCTCTTCTGGTACGTCGCTATCATTTTGGGTGCGGCGTTCCTGGGAGCGAGTCTCGGCACCGGCTTGATGAATGCCCTCAACATCGACGGCCAATGGCTGATCTTCATCGTGGCCGTCGTCGGAGCCGTCATCCTCGGTCTGCTGACTGTGCTCCTCAATCTGCCGATCTACTGGGTCATCGTCAACACCGCATTCGTGGGCGCCACGATGCTACTCGGTGGAGTGCTGCTGACCTTCAACCGAATCGACCGGGCCGATCTCGACTACGGCGCCATCTGGGCCGCTATCGACGAAAGCTGGTTCTGGATCATTGCCTGGATCGTTGTGGCCGCGGTGGGAATCGGCGCGCAACTCTCGATGATCACTCAGGCAACGCTCCCCGAAGAGAAGTGGACCAAACTGGAGCCTGCCCGGTAGTCGAGTTTCGACACCAGGCAATCTACGGGCCGTCCGGCGAATGCCGGACGGCCCGTTTTCGTGTCCCGCTTCACCATGCTCGTTCTGATGAGCGCAGCGTCCCGCTTCCCGACGAGCCGATCTGTGGCTGCCACGCCCGGCCGACGCGGATGTCCCTCGCAGAGATGAACGGTTGCGGATACGCAGTCTTGAAAACAGGGCTGTCCGTTACGAATGAACCATGCTACCGATAGAAGTACCAATACCCCAACACGACCACGCCAACGAGCAGGGGATAGCCGATGCGGGCCGCCAGATCGAGCGTGCGGACTTCCGAGATCTGCTTCGCTTCGTTGAGCTTGCCGCCAATGAGCGCAACCAGGATGCACAGCGCGGACAAGAGGATGAACGCATAGAACGCCCACTCGATGGCAACGGTGTACCCAACATCGGGCAACACCGACACGACCGTGCTCAGCAGGACCGCCCCAGTCAGAACGCCCGTAATGCCGAACGAGACCCGTTCGGTGGTTTGGTCATGCGAGAAGAAGAGCGAGATATACGTGATCGCGAGCAAGAGCACCAACGGCAGCAAGTTCTTGAGCAGAAACTGGCCAACATTGCGTCCAATATCGATCGTGACACCGACCTGGGAAAACTCGATGCCCTGACTCGCCTGCGTGACCTCTGGATCGCCCAGATTCGACGATGTGCCCACTGATCCAGCGAACGCCTGTAGATCGGTCGCTTTCCAGTTGTTGATCTCGCTGATCGATTCAGTAGCGTTGCCCCCGACGGAGAGTCGATCCGAAACAGGAACCCGCACGAAGTCACTGTCGATGGCGTAGACCAGTTGTGTCGAAGCAAGCGTTCGATTCTGGAAGTGCAACAGCAGTTCCTGGGTGTCGAAGGGGAACGCGTGAAAGTCCAGAGGGGAGGTAAACGTCCCCGTCACGCGGAAGACCTTGTACTTCAACCCATCGACCTCGGTCGATCGCATCTCATCGATGGTCAGGGTTTGCGGATCTGAGATGTTGGTGAAGACAACGTCCGCCGCGTCGTCGTCGCCGTAGTACTTGAACCAGACAAAGAAATCGGCGTAGAACGTCTCCTCCACCGTATTGAGGTCACGGATCAAATTGAAATCGACCCCGCTTTGCACCACGCGCTGCACGGCAAACGCGGAATCTCCGACTTCGATGACCGTCACACCGTCCATGTCCTGTGCATCAGACGACATGAGTGTGATCTGGCGCGGCGCCGAATCATACAGATTGCCGCTGGCGATACCCATGGCAACCGGACGGGGCGCGGTGCGGTTCGCGTCGAAATAGAGTGGCCCGACAAAGGCCGGAATGCTGTGTTCTGGCGAATCGAGTTGCAGCCACAGCTCGCGGATTCCGTCACGGAGCTCTGCAAGCGGCATCGACGCAACACCCTTGCCGTTGGCGCGTAGGCCGTTCACGATCGCAACGCCAGCGTCTGCGGACGTAAATGACCGCCATGTTGGCAGGTCGCCGAACTCTTTCTGAAACTGCGCCGCGAGGCGAACCGAGTCTCCGTTGAGGCTGTCGACGAATAGCGGAGCGCTGGCATAGAACCCATCGGTCACATTTCCGCCGCCGGCCGCCTGAGACTGCGCGTTTACGTCCTCCAGGAAGATTCTCGAACTGGTGGAATCGCTCCCGAAGATCGTGCCGTCCACCCCAGCGGCCCGCAACTCCAGCAGCGCCGTTTCCGCCAATCCCGAGCCGGTTGCAAGCAGGATCACCGCGCCAACGTGATCCTGCGCGATCTCCTCGGCCGTCTGCCGAATCGTGTCGCCAGCAGTCGAAACGTCGGCTGGAAGCGCGTATTGCGCCGTGACCGTGCCACCCGCCGACTCGAAGACTGACGCAAAACCGGCCGCAAGCGAGTTGCCGTAGTCGCTCTCTTCCGAAACGATCACTGCCTTGTCGATGCCAAGAATGCCCAACACGTACGAGGCGATCATCTTGCCTTGGGTGCTGTTGTCGAAAACCGTGCGGAAACACCATTCGCAATCGGCAGTCAGATCGTCGGCGGTAGCAGTTGGCGAGATCATGGGAACTTCGGCAGCCGCATAGATCGGCGCTGCCGCGACCGATGTCGAGCTCAACCGGTGCCCCACAACCGCAACGAACCTGTCGTCGGCCACGATCTCGTTTGCGACCTCGACGGCAATTTCCGGATCGTCCTGATCGTCGAAACTGACGATCTCGATCGGATGCCCATCGATGCCGCCGTTGCCATTCGCATAGTCGATGTAGACCTGCAACCCGCGTTGCATCTGTTGAGCCGAATCCGCGCCCGGACCAGTCAACCCTGCTGCGAAGGCGATATAGATCGGCGAGCCACCGGATTGGTCGCGCGGCCAGAGATACCAGAGTCCGGCAATCAACCCCGCAAGCAAGACCGCGGCAACCAGCGCGAGCGGCAACCATGGGCGTCGCTGCTCTTCGATTTGCCGTTCTCCACCGAACTCCTCTGGAAGCGGCGGGGCCTCCATATCTTCGAGTTCATGGGGCGGAGTCGACTCTGTGGTGCGCAGGCGGGCCAGCCGCTCCCCCACGACCGAGGCCGGATTGATCTGTATCGCGCGCTCGTAGCAATAGCGACGCTCAGCATCGTTCTCGGCGATCGAGGCGAACCAGATCCAGGCGGTCTCATAGTCGGGATCGAGACGGAGCGCCGCGGCCAGCATTTGCCGGGCGTCGGATGCTTCCCCGCTGTTGATCTCGTGGATTGCGTTTCGTGTCCATCCTGCGGCAGTTGTTGGGACGGAATCGCTCACGCGTTGACAATCCGATCGGGGCTAATGGGCAATGCGAAATCCGGAACGCCGGATTCCGCGAACGGCCGCGTTCGCCGGGAAAGGATGAACCGTCGAGGATCGGGAGTCAACCTCGCTCAACAGGCTCCACCTTCTGTACGTACGGCAATGGAGCGGGTATCTTTGCGGTCGTTTGTTCGGTATCCGAGTTCCGTACAGGAGTTGCCTCGATGTCTTCCGGTAAGTTGTCTCATCTGCAGATCAATGTTGACCCGGCCAATCTGCCGTTCTACAAAGACCTCTTTGCATTTCTTTCCTGGGATCCCATTTTCTCGAACGATGTCACCGAGTCATTCAACAGCGGAAACGACGTATCCCTCTGGTTCATCGGCGCCGCCAACGATGCGGCAAACGACCGGGACGGGGCAGGGGTCAACCATATTGCCCTCGCGGCCGCCTCGCAGGCAGAAGTCGACGCAACAGTTCGGTACCTGGAGAAGAAGGGAATCGAACGGCTCTTCGAAACCCCACGGCACCGGCCCGACTTCTCGCACGACGAAACGAGCACTTACTACCAGGTGATGTTCGCTTCCCCGGATGGGGTGCTCTTCGAGCATGTCTACATCGGTCCGAAGCAAGACTGATTTCCATGGCAACCAAGGTCGAGCTCTACGTCCATCCCACCTGCACGAGCTGTCGAAACGCGCAGGCATGGCTGGACGAGCATGGCGTTGCGTATGAGCGGCGCGACTACTTCCGTGACCGATTCTCGAAGGACGAGCTATCGGACCTGCTCACCTCGGCCGGCCTGACACCCCGCGATGTGCTCTCCAAACGCGCGCGGGCATACAAAGAGCTGGTGGGCGACCGTGACCTGACCGACGATCAGTTGCTCGACCTGATGATTCAGGAACCGACGCTTTTGCGGCGCCCGCTCATCATCGCTGGCGGCGACGCCGTGATCGGGTTCGATCGCAAAGGACTCGCCCGTCTGGAGGGCGAGCAGGCTTCCTGACGAGCGTGACGCTGCTCGATAGCGGTTCGGATCCTCACCGGTCGTTCGCGGCTGGTGAGGATCCTTTCGTGCGGCGCCCCACTGCGACACCAATGCGTGGGGGCGCTATTCCGCGCCCCGACAGCGCTCATCTCATCCGGAATCCGGGAAATTGCTAAGCCCAGCGTTTTGTAGGTGGGACCGCGCGGAGCGATGGTGGGCAGTCCCTGAGTGTCTCGCCGGGTTCCGTATCAGGACACCCAATACCAGGTCGAGAACTGCAGTGTGAACCACACGAGCAAGAGGGTACTGACGATTGCTAGCGGCAGGTAGACGATCCGCCGACGGAAGAGAATCGCCATCACGATGAAGAGCGGAAAGAGCACCAGCCCGAAGCGCGGGATGCTCATGAGCGGATGCACGCTCGATGGTTGAAAGAGTGGGATCAGAATACCTGGCGCAAGGTAAAGGCTCTGGTAAAGCGGCAACACCTTGAACCCGATGACGATCAACACGAGGAAGAAGACCGTCAGAATGAGCTCGGGTACGTCGCTGTTCGCCGCCCAGGCGCGCCACTCCCGGCTCGACACCAACGCCCAGGACGGATTCGAAACGAGCTCGCGCAACCACCCCCAATCGACCGGCTGCGCCTGAAACGTGTTGACCGTTCCATACTGATGCACATCCATCGCGCATCCGTTCAGCGCGCAATCGAAGGTGCGCCAAGGCCAGGCGAATGTGCGGTTCCAGGCGCCCTGGACTTCGATGAAATTGCGCCAATTTCCCTGGGTACGCTCCAGATACGCCCCGAAGATGAGCGGCCCGAGCAACGGCATCCCGACGTTGATGCCCTTCGGGATCATGGGCCGCAGGTAGAACCCATACTGCTTGACCCATAGCACCGCAAAGGGGATCACCAGGAAGATGCCGTGCGAGCGCGTCAACGCCGCCAGCGCGCCCAGCACGCCGGCAAGCCACCAGCGGCGCACGCGCGCGCTCAGGATCGCGGCCACACTGAGCATGAGGAAGAGCGATTCGGTGTAGACCGCGTTGAAGAAGAACGAGGTTGGGAACAGCGCAAGCGCCCAGAGCGCGCGCCGGGCGACGGGGGTATCGAAGTCGATCCGCACGAGCTGATAGAGGAGCACCAGCGCCACAACGAAACTGGCATTCGCGATGAGATATCCGGAAACGTCTTCAGGCAAACCGGTGACACGGCTGAGCCCGCGCATCGCCATGGGAAAGAGCGGCCAAAAGGCATCGTTCCAGACATGATTCGCGGGATATCCCTCGACTGCGATTAGCCGGTACCAGAGCCCGTCCCACATGCGCAACGGTTCGACCAGATGCTCCCAAATCCCACCCGGCACCGGGGGCACGGGGAACTGCGACGAATACGGCTGCGACGTCGGTGAGTTGTCCGTGCCGTAGATGTTCGCCAACGACGCGGTGATCTGCACGATGAGGAAATGCACCGCCGCCACAATGAGCGGGTATTTGATCTCCCAACGCGGCATCCCCTCGGCCGCGCTCTTGCGCCGAGGTGCGGGAACCGTCTGAGTTTGGATGGGAATGGTGTCGTCGCTGTGCGCGGCCACCGTCCGCCGTGGGGTGCTGACCATGCGGGTAAGCATAGGGTTCCTGCTCCGCATGTGCGAATGCCATTGCGCCGGGCGGGATAGAATACGAATGTTCCGAATGAACCATGGAGCTGAGCGGTCGGGTATGCGATGCTGCCGCCAACCAGTTTCAGCCTCGGAGCCGCGCAAGCAGAAGGTACTGAAGTCGTCGAACGATCGGACAATCGAAGGAGAGCCGGATGAGCAGCAAGAACCAGGTGGCGATTGGAGACAAGGTCCTTTCGAGCGATGGTCATGGCATGGGCGAGGTCAAGCATCTCGTGGTCGATCCCGCCAAGCGCGAGTTGGCCGCCTTCATCGTCGACAAAGGTCTCTTCGATCGTGGTCGGGTTTGCGATCTCGACTATGTGAACAATGTCGATGGCGACAAGGTCGTGCTGAACCTGACCAGGGATGAAGCCAACAACCTGCCGGAATGGGTCGAACAGGAGTTCATCCAGTTCAACGAGTCGGCCGGCCTCTCCGGCGGCGGGCGCACGTTCGACAACGCCGGAGGCGGCGTTTGGTACCACATGGGACCGACCGGATCCGGCACCCCCAGCACTGGCGCGAGTTCCTTTTTCCAGCCGGCCATCGTCGGTGACGTTGCCACCGCCATCGTTTCCCCGATCGACGAATCCGATATCGTGGTCGGCAAGGGCACCGATGTCTACTCCATCGACGGCTACAAGCTCGGCCAGGTCGACGAGATCGAGTTCGA includes:
- a CDS encoding arsenate reductase family protein, translated to MATKVELYVHPTCTSCRNAQAWLDEHGVAYERRDYFRDRFSKDELSDLLTSAGLTPRDVLSKRARAYKELVGDRDLTDDQLLDLMIQEPTLLRRPLIIAGGDAVIGFDRKGLARLEGEQAS
- a CDS encoding DUF4203 domain-containing protein, which produces MDLLVGIILIVLGAFLALAGLRVFFIALPIMGFIVGMAGGLALMDHLFDNQFLSTTTGIIVGIVLGIVGAVISYLFWYVAIILGAAFLGASLGTGLMNALNIDGQWLIFIVAVVGAVILGLLTVLLNLPIYWVIVNTAFVGATMLLGGVLLTFNRIDRADLDYGAIWAAIDESWFWIIAWIVVAAVGIGAQLSMITQATLPEEKWTKLEPAR
- a CDS encoding ABC transporter substrate-binding protein — its product is MSDSVPTTAAGWTRNAIHEINSGEASDARQMLAAALRLDPDYETAWIWFASIAENDAERRYCYERAIQINPASVVGERLARLRTTESTPPHELEDMEAPPLPEEFGGERQIEEQRRPWLPLALVAAVLLAGLIAGLWYLWPRDQSGGSPIYIAFAAGLTGPGADSAQQMQRGLQVYIDYANGNGGIDGHPIEIVSFDDQDDPEIAVEVANEIVADDRFVAVVGHRLSSTSVAAAPIYAAAEVPMISPTATADDLTADCEWCFRTVFDNSTQGKMIASYVLGILGIDKAVIVSEESDYGNSLAAGFASVFESAGGTVTAQYALPADVSTAGDTIRQTAEEIAQDHVGAVILLATGSGLAETALLELRAAGVDGTIFGSDSTSSRIFLEDVNAQSQAAGGGNVTDGFYASAPLFVDSLNGDSVRLAAQFQKEFGDLPTWRSFTSADAGVAIVNGLRANGKGVASMPLAELRDGIRELWLQLDSPEHSIPAFVGPLYFDANRTAPRPVAMGIASGNLYDSAPRQITLMSSDAQDMDGVTVIEVGDSAFAVQRVVQSGVDFNLIRDLNTVEETFYADFFVWFKYYGDDDAADVVFTNISDPQTLTIDEMRSTEVDGLKYKVFRVTGTFTSPLDFHAFPFDTQELLLHFQNRTLASTQLVYAIDSDFVRVPVSDRLSVGGNATESISEINNWKATDLQAFAGSVGTSSNLGDPEVTQASQGIEFSQVGVTIDIGRNVGQFLLKNLLPLVLLLAITYISLFFSHDQTTERVSFGITGVLTGAVLLSTVVSVLPDVGYTVAIEWAFYAFILLSALCILVALIGGKLNEAKQISEVRTLDLAARIGYPLLVGVVVLGYWYFYR
- a CDS encoding aminotransferase class I/II-fold pyridoxal phosphate-dependent enzyme — encoded protein: MSFTSLPHGLATELRELGPLVDFLQRSRWAQRAGEPGISDFVLGNPHDPVLPGFTRALERVLPPQASNWHAYQMSDPHACEVVARSLSEQTGVSFDPAFVTMTNGAFTGLSVALQTVVEPGDEVIYISPPWFFYPSMIRRAGGVPVSVSIDWERIDIDLEAIEAAITSRTRAIIVNSPHNPTGKVFSAEALQQLAEILTRASNRNGRSIAIISDEAYRRILFDGRACPTPAAFYPQTLVVYTFGKTLLTPGERIGFVALAPEYPQREEAMAGLFAAQVLTGYGFPNALLQHAIDDLDGEIIDLASLQAKRDRMVEGLRAAGYRTSEPEGTFYLVVESPFANEWEFVDLLAQDDVFVLPGTVFDAPGYIRISLTGTMEMIERALPIFAAAHAELLTPV
- a CDS encoding PRC-barrel domain-containing protein — protein: MSSKNQVAIGDKVLSSDGHGMGEVKHLVVDPAKRELAAFIVDKGLFDRGRVCDLDYVNNVDGDKVVLNLTRDEANNLPEWVEQEFIQFNESAGLSGGGRTFDNAGGGVWYHMGPTGSGTPSTGASSFFQPAIVGDVATAIVSPIDESDIVVGKGTDVYSIDGYKLGQVDEIEFDDQGKISGFSFEQGHIFNKKEFSVSVDDVDGLTSEYVRLKVTKDALAAR
- a CDS encoding mannosyltransferase family protein; the encoded protein is MLTRMVSTPRRTVAAHSDDTIPIQTQTVPAPRRKSAAEGMPRWEIKYPLIVAAVHFLIVQITASLANIYGTDNSPTSQPYSSQFPVPPVPGGIWEHLVEPLRMWDGLWYRLIAVEGYPANHVWNDAFWPLFPMAMRGLSRVTGLPEDVSGYLIANASFVVALVLLYQLVRIDFDTPVARRALWALALFPTSFFFNAVYTESLFLMLSVAAILSARVRRWWLAGVLGALAALTRSHGIFLVIPFAVLWVKQYGFYLRPMIPKGINVGMPLLGPLIFGAYLERTQGNWRNFIEVQGAWNRTFAWPWRTFDCALNGCAMDVHQYGTVNTFQAQPVDWGWLRELVSNPSWALVSSREWRAWAANSDVPELILTVFFLVLIVIGFKVLPLYQSLYLAPGILIPLFQPSSVHPLMSIPRFGLVLFPLFIVMAILFRRRIVYLPLAIVSTLLLVWFTLQFSTWYWVS
- a CDS encoding VOC family protein, with translation MSSGKLSHLQINVDPANLPFYKDLFAFLSWDPIFSNDVTESFNSGNDVSLWFIGAANDAANDRDGAGVNHIALAAASQAEVDATVRYLEKKGIERLFETPRHRPDFSHDETSTYYQVMFASPDGVLFEHVYIGPKQD